GATATTGCCGTGCAGTTTCCTCTATCGTGTATGTATTGTTTTACATTTTACATTTTGTAGGCGTATCGTTCAGgtgttccctttttcttttccagatACTACAGTAAACATGTGGTTATTGCTGGTCAGATACTAGAATTGTTAGTATTTTCTTTACACATCCAGAAATGTGATAGCCGGTCTTCCATAAGATGTTTTATCTTTTGTAAGCAATTTTCTCCTGTTAAATTTTCTTGACTTTCTTCATTTTGCAGTTATGTTGTGGATGCTGCTGATTATGATAACTTGCCAGTCTCAAGAAGAGAACTTCATGACTTGTTGAGTAAGTCGTCGCTAAATGGTATTCCACTGCTGGTATTAGGTAACAAGATTGACAAAAAGGAAGCTCTGTCTAAAGAGGATTTGACAGAAGAGATGTAAGTGAACCTTTTCATACTTTGTGTTAATTTTATATATGAATTGTGTATTGAGCATCGTTTTCTGCCGTGCAGGGATCTGAAGTCCATCACCGACAGAGAAGTTTGTTGCTTCATGATATCCTGCAAGAACTCTACCAACATTGATACGGTCATTGATTGGCTTGTAAAGCATTCGAAGTCAAAAAATTGAGTTCTT
This genomic interval from Malus domestica chromosome 05, GDT2T_hap1 contains the following:
- the LOC114824828 gene encoding ADP-ribosylation factor-like protein 8a — protein: MGLWEAFLNWLRSLFFKQEMELSLIGLQNAGKTSLVNVIATGGYSEDMIPTVGFNMKKVTKGNVTIKLWDLGGQPRFRSMWERYCRAVSSIVYVVDAADYDNLPVSRRELHDLLSKSSLNGIPLLVLGNKIDKKEALSKEDLTEEMDLKSITDREVCCFMISCKNSTNIDTVIDWLVKHSKSKN